The Phormidium yuhuli AB48 DNA window GAGCAAATAGCCGTCATCTGTGTTAAAGTTTGTGCCGTCCAAAACCATGAAGAACCGTTGGTCTCCCGTAAGACGATTGATAATGTTATTCAGGGTACTGCCTTGAATAACTTGCCGATTCAAGTGAACACCCAACGCCGCGTCGTCAGCAGGATCATTAATTCCAAATCCAGTGAGTTTAATAACATCGTTATCGTCGGCAAAGCCCGCTTCTACCTCCCTAGCCCAATCTTTATTATTTCCTCGATTAAAGTTCAAAATTGTATTGTAATAGGGGTGATTCCTAATGGCATCAATGCTCGTTGCGTTGAAACCTTGTCCATCAACAACGATATCACTGCGGTCAAAAACATAGGTATCAGACGGGCTGCCGTTCGCACTATTACTCAAAGGATAATCCCCACCCACTAAGGTGTCGTTCCCCGCCCCCCCGTAGAGGACATCCGAATTCTGGGGCGCAATGAGAAAATCATCACCGGCTCCACCAACTAATGTGTTAGATATCTCGCTACGTCCATACAGGATATTGATACCTTCCGATAGGGTTCCCACGTCAGGTGGCAAGAGAGGTGGAGTGCTTCCCCCAGCCATTGTCGAATTAATGTAGGTCACCGTGACCGTTTGGGTATCTTCGACGCTGTTATCATCCCTAATGGTGTATTGAAATTCTCCAGTGTTATTGACACTGGTCTGATGTAGATTTCGGAGTTGAACGGTTACAGTTTGTCCCCCATCAGTCTGTTGAATCCCATTAGTTCCAAGTTTAATATTATTAGCTACCCCGATATCGTGAATGGTGACATTGTCACGTCTGCCACTAGCAACGAACGCACTAGCTGGAAGCACAACTTCCCTAGAACCAAAACTAATCACAGTAATCGTCATTTCCGTAATCCCAGCAAGGTTCTGGATAGGGATAGTAAACGTTGTACTATCTGTTAGGGCATTGTTATGTCCCTCACTGCCACTGTTCCCCTGATCATTGATTTCTACGAACAGTTCAAAGTCATCTTCAACATTTGGGACATAGCGGAGATTACCATTTTGAATGGCTGTGTTAATTTCTGAAATTGGGGCCGTGATGGTCAAAGAATTGGAGTCGAGTCCAGTGAATTTGCCTGTTAGGGTTGAACCCGTGTAGTTAAATGTTCCGCCGGGATCTGCTGTAACACTGAGGCTGACGCTGACATTCTCTCCTCCAGCATCAGGATCACTAAATGCTTCAGCAGCAAATAAATTCCCTAGATTGTAAGGTTCGTCTGTAGTTGCCGCTGGTGTTACTCCATTTCCATGTATACTCGGAGGGTCGTTCACAGCAATAACATCAATTGTGACGATAGCAGGGTTACTTTCCAACCCACCATCGTCAACAGCTCGGATGGTTACCGTACGCGGTCCTTCCGTGGGATTATCTGTATCAATTCCATCATTTTTGTAGGTAATCTGTCGCAACAGAGTTTGAAAATTATCAACTGAGGCGCTTCCTGTATTCGTCAAAGTCACCTCAGTCGTTCCATCTCCTGTAACGTCTATCCCAGCAATCGACGCGCTTAAGCTCAGAACTTCATCTACATCCTGGACTCCAGTAAGAGTCACCACAACCTGAGACAGGGAGTTCGCAGGAGGTAAATCAAATCGAACATTCTCTGCAAGGACAATTTGAGTAACAGTGCCAACGGGTCCTTCCAGATACTCTCGATTCAGTGCCTCAACAATGCCGGTGGCTGTGTTTCCATCCAAGTCAATCTTGGGAGCATTGGGATTCGCTACAATGCCCAAGGTCATGGTGTAAGACTCATCACTCAGGAAATCCCGGGTGTTCTTAACGCGGAAGTCAAAGCTTGTGGAGTTCCCAACTCCTAAGGGTCCCTGATCAAACACCAGCGAGCCAAGGTCATCTACTAGAATGATGTCATCGATGTTAACAGGGTTGCCCGCAACTGTTAACGTCCCATCCCCAGGATTAGACACCAACTTAATTGCCTTAAACTCATCTCCGTCATCTGGATCGTTAAAGACAAAATCATCAGCCGAGAAGCTAAAGGTTGCTCCAGTGAGAACTTCCACAGACCCATCCTCACTGGTCGGCAGGTCATCGGCTCCAAGAATCGTAACGGTGACTGTGGCTGTTGCCGTTCCCCCTCGACCATCATTGATAGTATAGGTGAACGTGTCTTCCTCTGTTCCACCATCTATCAAAAATTGGAACGCTTCGCCGGGGTTGTAGAGTAGTCGCTGATTGCCAGGATCTCCCTGAATCGTGACCGTCACTCCAGCAGTAACTCCTGAAACTGATGCAATTGTTAAGGGATCACCATCAGGATCACTATCATTAGCTAGCACGTCAATTTCAATCGCCGGTCCATCTTCACTCACCTCAGCCTCATTGTTCTGAGCTTCTGGTGGGTTATTTGTTGGGTCTACAGGGTCCACAGGGTCCACGGGGTCTATGGGGTCCACGGGGTCATCTGGGTCATCTGGGTCCACGGGGTCATCCGGAGGCTCAATCACCGGCGGAACTCCAGGGCCTGGGGTCGGCGGCGGCTGCGGTTCTGTCGTCGTGTCCCCAGGGTCTGGTGCCGGGGGTAACTCATCATCTGGGTCTACTACCGGAGGCTGAGGAGGTCCCGGATCTGGTGTGTCGGAGGGGGTTAAATCTTCTGTAAAACTCTCCCGCGTCAAAGCACTGCGGCGCACATTGTGAATCACCGCCAGGAACTCCCCGGTTGCTAAATTGGTGAGGACATAATTGCCCCGATTGGAGTTGCTATTGCGACGAATAAAGGCAATGTTAATGGCAGACATGTCAACAGTCTGTCCATCCGGCCCTCCCAACAGGGCAATCTTATCGTTGGGTTTGAAGCGCAAAATCTGGTCGGCATCGTCGATATTTGGGCCGCCATGATTGATGTTAAGGACAAAGATATTCTCCCCGGTCCCGCTAATGAGAACGTTGGCTCCCCGGTCTCCGGAAATGACGTTATTCCCCCGTTCTGCCCAAAGGGTATCATTGCCCTGACCCCCATAAAGAAAGTCATTGCCTAACCCAGCCACCAGAACATCGTTCCCCTGACCTCCAAAGAGGATATTCTCCCCATCAATGGCAAACAACGTATCATCGCCATCATCACCACTGAGGATATTGTCCTGTTCACTGCCAAAAATCTTATCGTTGCCTTTCCCCCCGAGAAGGGTATCCTGACCCCGACCCGCTCTAAGGGTGTCATTGCCCTGATTGCCGAAAATGATATTATTGCCGCGACCTCCGAGGATACTGTCATCGCCGCTGAGACCAACGATGGTATCGTCGCCAAGGGTGCCAACAATGACATCGGAGTTGGGGGTTCCAGTGATAATCGACATGGTTCGTTTTGGGGGGCCGAGGAGGTGGAGGGGGGGAGGTTGGGATGGGTGCCCGATTCATGGGGTGAATGGGACTCGGGCTCAGGGGTAGAACGGCGTCAAATGTTACTAAGTCACCGACCAATTCCTATCGTCTTTCGTCGTTGGCAGCGTCGGGTTTGTTCCCAGGAGCATCCTGAAAAATCCGGAATTTTTACAAATCTTAATTCCTGGATTGAGACCGAGCCTGTCCCTATTTTGCCCTCTCAATGGCAATTTGCCTACAGGTCTTGAGAGTTTATCTGGGCATTTTGGGGGGTCTCAGGCCTCAACCACCCCCCGCAGCCGTTTCATGGCCTGGACTAGAGCCTCTGGGGGAGCGGTGAGACTGATGCGTAAACATTGGCGTTTGTGGGGCCAGTCTTCCTGCAATCCGGGGAAGAACGGCTCGCCAGGAACCACAATGACCCCAGCCTGTTTGAGTTCATTGTAGAGATGGCGATCGCTCGTCGGCAAGTCCCGGAACCACAGCCAGGCAAAAATTGACCCTTCTCCCGCATGAAGGAACCAGGACAGATGTTTGGGCATTTCTTGCTGTAAGGCTTCTGCCAAAACGGCATATTTACGCTGGTAATGGGGACGAATCACCGACTCGGACAGATGAGCCAGTTGTCCCGAAGCGATGGCCCGTGCCGCAATGGCTTGTCCATAGCGGGAGGAATGGATACAGGCATTAGTCTGGAACGACTGTAACACGTTGATGATGTCTTCATGGGCGATCGCCACCCCCACCCGTTCCCCCGGAAGTCCGGCTTTGGACAAACTCAGACAATGGACGAGATTGTCCCCAAACTGAGGAGTCATGGGAGTAAAGTTCAG harbors:
- a CDS encoding Ig-like domain-containing protein produces the protein MSIITGTPNSDVIVGTLGDDTIVGLSGDDSILGGRGNNIIFGNQGNDTLRAGRGQDTLLGGKGNDKIFGSEQDNILSGDDGDDTLFAIDGENILFGGQGNDVLVAGLGNDFLYGGQGNDTLWAERGNNVISGDRGANVLISGTGENIFVLNINHGGPNIDDADQILRFKPNDKIALLGGPDGQTVDMSAINIAFIRRNSNSNRGNYVLTNLATGEFLAVIHNVRRSALTRESFTEDLTPSDTPDPGPPQPPVVDPDDELPPAPDPGDTTTEPQPPPTPGPGVPPVIEPPDDPVDPDDPDDPVDPIDPVDPVDPVDPTNNPPEAQNNEAEVSEDGPAIEIDVLANDSDPDGDPLTIASVSGVTAGVTVTIQGDPGNQRLLYNPGEAFQFLIDGGTEEDTFTYTINDGRGGTATATVTVTILGADDLPTSEDGSVEVLTGATFSFSADDFVFNDPDDGDEFKAIKLVSNPGDGTLTVAGNPVNIDDIILVDDLGSLVFDQGPLGVGNSTSFDFRVKNTRDFLSDESYTMTLGIVANPNAPKIDLDGNTATGIVEALNREYLEGPVGTVTQIVLAENVRFDLPPANSLSQVVVTLTGVQDVDEVLSLSASIAGIDVTGDGTTEVTLTNTGSASVDNFQTLLRQITYKNDGIDTDNPTEGPRTVTIRAVDDGGLESNPAIVTIDVIAVNDPPSIHGNGVTPAATTDEPYNLGNLFAAEAFSDPDAGGENVSVSLSVTADPGGTFNYTGSTLTGKFTGLDSNSLTITAPISEINTAIQNGNLRYVPNVEDDFELFVEINDQGNSGSEGHNNALTDSTTFTIPIQNLAGITEMTITVISFGSREVVLPASAFVASGRRDNVTIHDIGVANNIKLGTNGIQQTDGGQTVTVQLRNLHQTSVNNTGEFQYTIRDDNSVEDTQTVTVTYINSTMAGGSTPPLLPPDVGTLSEGINILYGRSEISNTLVGGAGDDFLIAPQNSDVLYGGAGNDTLVGGDYPLSNSANGSPSDTYVFDRSDIVVDGQGFNATSIDAIRNHPYYNTILNFNRGNNKDWAREVEAGFADDNDVIKLTGFGINDPADDAALGVHLNRQVIQGSTLNNIINRLTGDQRFFMVLDGTNFNTDDGYLLYDEDGNHLEGNNTYIVAKLRGDYSIGAPGLNADDIRVGDFTFQPDAFNPPFP